In a genomic window of Roseiflexus castenholzii DSM 13941:
- a CDS encoding beta-class carbonic anhydrase, which yields MTRFDEFLKANEAFAANFTHGDLAMPPARRVAVVACMDARLHPEKVLGIDIGDAHVIRNAGGRAHDAIRSLVISQQLLGTREIVVLHHTDCGMLTFTNEQLAAKIAADLNVHVEGQDFLPFADLEQSVRDDVALLRNSPLIPKDIPISGAIYDVRTGRVHEVVRA from the coding sequence ATGACCCGTTTCGATGAATTCCTGAAAGCAAATGAAGCCTTTGCCGCCAATTTCACCCATGGTGATCTCGCCATGCCCCCCGCGCGCAGGGTCGCTGTCGTCGCCTGTATGGACGCCCGCCTGCATCCTGAGAAAGTGCTGGGGATCGATATCGGCGACGCGCATGTGATCCGCAATGCCGGTGGTCGCGCCCACGACGCGATCCGTTCACTTGTGATCTCGCAGCAATTGCTGGGAACGCGAGAGATTGTGGTGTTGCACCACACCGACTGCGGGATGCTGACGTTCACCAATGAGCAACTGGCGGCGAAGATCGCTGCCGATCTCAATGTGCATGTGGAGGGGCAGGATTTTCTGCCATTCGCCGATCTCGAGCAGAGTGTGCGCGATGATGTGGCATTGCTGCGCAACTCGCCGTTGATCCCGAAGGATATCCCGATCAGTGGTGCGATCTACGACGTTCGCACCGGCAGGGTGCACGAGGTGGTGCGAGCGTAG
- the bcp gene encoding thioredoxin-dependent thiol peroxidase yields MADQRLNVGDPAPDFTAMTDSGDTIRLSDFRGKRVILYFYPKDDTSGCTTQACGFRDAYPQIEEKNAVVLGVSPDGVKSHQKFKTRHNLPFTLLVDEDHTIAEAYGVWAEKSMYGKKYWGIERSHFVIDENGMIVEAAVKVKPEESVKRAVAALG; encoded by the coding sequence ATGGCAGACCAACGGCTCAACGTCGGCGATCCGGCGCCGGATTTCACGGCGATGACTGACTCTGGAGACACGATCCGGCTCTCCGATTTTCGTGGGAAACGGGTCATTCTCTACTTCTATCCGAAGGATGATACGTCCGGTTGCACAACGCAGGCATGCGGCTTCCGCGACGCCTATCCGCAGATTGAGGAGAAGAACGCTGTTGTGCTCGGCGTCAGTCCCGATGGTGTCAAGTCGCACCAAAAGTTCAAGACCAGGCATAATCTGCCGTTTACGCTGCTCGTCGATGAAGATCACACCATCGCCGAGGCATATGGCGTCTGGGCTGAAAAGTCGATGTATGGAAAGAAGTATTGGGGAATTGAGCGCAGCCACTTCGTCATCGACGAAAACGGCATGATTGTCGAAGCAGCGGTGAAAGTCAAGCCCGAAGAGAGCGTGAAGCGCGCCGTTGCAGCGCTTGGCTAA
- the trmD gene encoding tRNA (guanosine(37)-N1)-methyltransferase TrmD codes for MRFDVLTLFPGMFTGPLSESILKRAIQAGRISVVLHDIRAYATDRHRTTDDAPYGGGAGMVMKPEPLAACIRAVLAMTDNDTGESAPKPPVILMTPDGEPFTQRIAAELATCPRLVLVCGRYEGVDERVRAALIDRELSIGDYVLTGGELAAMVVIDAVARLVPGVIDAESAAEESFSDGLLEYPQYTRPAVWEGREVPPVLVSGHHGEVAQWRRRERLRRTLERRPDLLARAVLTDADRAYLRTLGWRVPVAGGADDSTRIATDRDGADDSTRIATDRDG; via the coding sequence ATGCGGTTCGACGTTCTGACACTGTTTCCGGGGATGTTCACGGGTCCGCTGAGTGAAAGCATTCTCAAGCGGGCAATTCAGGCCGGGCGCATTTCCGTCGTCCTCCACGATATTCGCGCCTACGCCACCGACCGTCACCGCACGACAGACGACGCCCCCTATGGCGGCGGCGCAGGCATGGTGATGAAGCCAGAACCACTTGCCGCCTGCATTCGCGCAGTGCTGGCAATGACCGACAACGATACAGGAGAATCGGCGCCCAAACCGCCGGTCATCCTGATGACCCCCGATGGTGAGCCGTTCACACAGCGCATTGCTGCCGAACTTGCGACGTGCCCGCGCCTGGTGCTGGTTTGTGGACGGTATGAAGGGGTGGACGAACGAGTGCGCGCGGCGTTGATCGACCGGGAGTTGTCGATCGGCGACTATGTGTTGACCGGCGGCGAACTGGCTGCAATGGTGGTGATCGATGCGGTGGCGCGCCTGGTTCCTGGCGTGATCGATGCCGAATCTGCCGCCGAAGAGTCGTTTAGCGATGGGTTGCTGGAATATCCACAGTACACCCGTCCCGCCGTGTGGGAAGGGCGGGAAGTGCCACCGGTGCTGGTCTCCGGTCATCACGGCGAGGTGGCGCAGTGGCGGCGGCGTGAACGATTGCGCCGGACGCTCGAGCGGCGACCCGATCTGCTGGCGCGCGCTGTTCTGACAGACGCAGATCGCGCGTATCTGCGCACGCTGGGATGGCGTGTCCCGGTTGCTGGCGGGGCGGATGATAGCACACGGATCGCCACGGATCGAGACGGGGCGGATGATAGCACACGGATCGCCACGGATCGAGACGGATGA
- a CDS encoding type II toxin-antitoxin system Phd/YefM family antitoxin — protein MNSDDARTRWRDILDAANRGEDVIITRYGKPN, from the coding sequence TTGAACAGCGACGATGCCCGCACCCGCTGGCGCGATATCCTCGATGCCGCCAATCGTGGAGAGGACGTCATCATCACCCGTTATGGTAAACCGAACTGA